A genomic segment from Malus domestica chromosome 05, GDT2T_hap1 encodes:
- the LOC103409013 gene encoding protein FAR-RED IMPAIRED RESPONSE 1 isoform X1, which yields MGIDLERPSGECRKEGIRDHAIVKATNGPANDKEDTGQNENKAVARDEINLNSTKDLEPHDGMEFESKEAAFSFYREYAKSVGFAAVIKASRRSRVSGKFIDAKFACTRHGSKRESNTAEAPESVSNPRESSICDSVKRKRGRSNRSWEKTDCKASMHVKRQDGRWIIRSFIKEHNHEIFPDEAYYFRGHRDLDLGRCDVDRLLAIRRRTKKMYVDMAKQSGGFKKLDNQKGGGTNQSLSRKHLSLEEGDAQVMLDHFLYMQDENPNFFYAVDLNEEQRLKNVFWVDAKGRLDYGNFSDVVFLDTAYIKNEYKLPFVPFIGVNHHFQFILLGCALLADESKSSYVWLIRAWLKAMGGRAPRVILSSRDKVLKEVITEVLPDSRHCFCLWHIFGKIPDKLGYVIRQHEKFMVKFNKCVFKSWTNEQFEKRWWKMVDRFNLRDDAWFQSLYEDRGRWIPTYMRDTFLAGMSTTQRLEGINCFFDKFMQRKTPLKEFLEQYKTILRERYEEEVKADFETWHKQPALRSPSPYGKQMATVYTHAVFKKFQVEVLGVVACHPKKETEDGLIKTFRVQDFVENQDFIVEWNETTSDVSCLCRSFEFKGFLCRHVLIVLQMSGVHSIPSQYILKRWTKDAKNRQTTREGSDAAESRVQRYNDLCRRAFKLSDEGSLSQESYSIAFNALEEALRSCESINNSIQNVTEPISPKTHGPQGSEGENQGNNNIETNKKNGASKKGQVHSEPEAISIGMQENWQQVAELTSRAPNFDGYYGSQQIVQGMGQLNTIPSSREEYHSNQHMPRPCLINSIAPIHDSHYMTQQRLHGVAQLHFRPQPIPSYFDIQDGLQDVDQSTVGTNQPHGLSSKHLHSKHPSHQ from the exons ATGGGGATAGATCTTGAACGGCCTTCGGGAGAATGCCGTAAGGAAGGTATTAGAGACCATGCCATTGTGAAAGCAACTAATGGTCCTGCAAATGATAAGGAGGATACAGGACAAAATGAAAACAAGGCGGTTGCCAGAGacgaaattaatttgaattctaCAAAAGATTTAGAACCTCATGATGGAATGGAGTTTGAATCAAAGGAAGCTGCATTTTCGTTCTATAGAGAATATGCCAAGTCTGTGGGGTTCGCTGCTGTAATAAAGGCCAGTCGTCGATCAAGAGTATCTGGAAAGTTTATTGATGCAAAATTTGCATGCACTAGACATGGGAGCAAACGAGAATCTAATACAGCTGAAGCACCAGAGTCTGTTTCAAACCCCAGAGAATCTAGTATCTGTGACTCTGTTAAGAGAAAACGAGGTCGCTCTAACCGATCTTGggagaaaacagattgtaaagcCTCCATGCATGTTAAGAGGCAAGATGGTAGATGGATTATTCGTAGTTTCATAAAAGAGCATAATCATGAAATTTTTCCTGATGAAGCCTATTATTTTAGGGGGCATAGGGATTTAGATCTAGGTAGATGTGATGTTGATCGCTTACTTGCTATCCGGAGAAGAACAAAGAAGATGTATGTTGATATGGCCAAACAGTCCGGTGGCTTCAAGAAGTTAGATAATCAAAAAGGTGGTGGGACAAATCAATCACTGAGCAGGAAGCATTTATCTTTAGAGGAAGGAGATGCTCAAGTTATGCTTGACCATTTTCTGTATATGCAAGATGAGAATCCTAACTTCTTTTATGCAGTTGATCTGAATGAGGAGCAgcgtttgaagaatgttttctGGGTTGATGCCAAAGGTAGACTTGATTATGGGAATTTTAGTGATGTAGTATTTCTTGATACTGCATATATCAAGAATGAATACAAATTGCCGTTTGTTCCCTTTATTGGCGTGAACCACCACTTTCAGTTCATTTTGCTTGGATGTGCTTTACTAGCTGATGAGAGCAAATCATCCTATGTCTGGCTGATACGGGCATGGCTAAAAGCAATGGGTGGACGTGCTCCAAGAGTAATACTTAGTAGCCGAGATAAAGTCCTGAAAGAAGTGATTACAGAGGTCCTTCCTGATTCTCgtcattgtttttgtttgtggCACATATTTGGCAAGATTCCTGATAAGCTTGGTTATGTGATTAGGCAACATGAAAAATTTATGGTTAAGTTTAACAAATGCGTTTTTAAGTCTTGGACAAATGAACAGTTTGAAAAAAGATGGTGGAAAATGGTTGACAGATTCAATTTAAGGGATGACGCATGGTTTCAATCATTGTATGAGGATCGTGGACGATGGATACCAACATACATGAGAGACACTTTTCTGGCAGGTATGTCTACAACCCAGCGGTTAGAAGGTATAAATTGTTTCTTCGACAAATTCATGCAGAGGAAAACTCCGTTGAaagaatttttagaacaatacAAAACAATCCTTCGAGAGAGGTATGAAGAGGAAGTAAAAGCTGATTTTGAAACATGGCATAAGCAACCAGCATTGAGATCTCCATCACCATATGGTAAACAAATGGCAACTGTGTATACTCATGCAGTATTTAAGAAATTCCAAGTTGAGGTTTTGGGAGTAGTTGCTTGTCatccaaagaaagaaactgAAGACGGATTAATCAAAACTTTCAGAGTTCAAGATTTTGTAGAGAATCAAGATTTCATTGTGGAGTGGAACGAAACGACATCGGATGTATCCTGTTTATGCCGTTCATTTGAATTCAAAGGTTTTCTTTGTAGACATGTGTTGATTGTACTGCAAATGTCTGGTGTACACAGTATTCCATCTCAGTATATATTAAAACGTTGGACGAAAGATGCAAAGAATAGGCAAACAACCAGAGAAGGGTCTGATGCAGCCGAATCTAGAGTTCAACGTTACAATGATCTATGCCGACGAGCCTTTAAATTGAGTGATGAAGGTTCTTTATCCCAAGAAAGTTACAGTATTGCGTTTAATGCATTGGAAGAAGCTCTGAGAAGTTGTGAGAGTATAAATAACTCAATCCAGAATGTAACAGAGCCAATCTCGCCAAAGACTCATGGTCCTCAAGGTTCCGAAGGAGAGAACCAAGGCAACAACAATATCgagactaataaaaaaaatggtgcaTCCAAGAAAGGACAG GTGCATTCGGAGCCAGAGGCCATAAGCATTGGGATGCAAGAAAACTGGCAACAAGTG GCAGAACTCACCTCAAGAGCTCCAAACTTCGATGGTTATTATGGCAGTCAACAAATTGTTCAAGGAATG GGGCAGCTTAACACGATACCCTCCAGCCGTGAAGAATATCATAGCAATCAGCATATGCCAAGGCCG TGTCTAATAAACTCAATCGCGCCCATCCATGATTCTCACTACATGACTCAGCAAAGACTGCATGGGGTG GCGCAGTTGCATTTCAGACCACAACCTATTCCGAGTTATTTTGACATTCAGGATGGTTTGCAAGATGTG GACCAGTCTACTGTGGGAACCAATCAACCACATGGCTTGTCATCAAAACATTTGCATTCTAAACACCCGTCTCATCAGTAG
- the LOC103409013 gene encoding protein FAR-RED IMPAIRED RESPONSE 1 isoform X3, whose amino-acid sequence MGIDLERPSGECRKEGIRDHAIVKATNGPANDKEDTGQNENKAVARDEINLNSTKDLEPHDGMEFESKEAAFSFYREYAKSVGFAAVIKASRRSRVSGKFIDAKFACTRHGSKRESNTAEAPESVSNPRESSICDSVKRKRGRSNRSWEKTDCKASMHVKRQDGRWIIRSFIKEHNHEIFPDEAYYFRGHRDLDLGRCDVDRLLAIRRRTKKMYVDMAKQSGGFKKLDNQKGGGTNQSLSRKHLSLEEGDAQVMLDHFLYMQDENPNFFYAVDLNEEQRLKNVFWVDAKGRLDYGNFSDVVFLDTAYIKNEYKLPFVPFIGVNHHFQFILLGCALLADESKSSYVWLIRAWLKAMGGRAPRVILSSRDKVLKEVITEVLPDSRHCFCLWHIFGKIPDKLGYVIRQHEKFMVKFNKCVFKSWTNEQFEKRWWKMVDRFNLRDDAWFQSLYEDRGRWIPTYMRDTFLAGMSTTQRLEGINCFFDKFMQRKTPLKEFLEQYKTILRERYEEEVKADFETWHKQPALRSPSPYGKQMATVYTHAVFKKFQVEVLGVVACHPKKETEDGLIKTFRVQDFVENQDFIVEWNETTSDVSCLCRSFEFKGFLCRHVLIVLQMSGVHSIPSQYILKRWTKDAKNRQTTREGSDAAESRVQRYNDLCRRAFKLSDEGSLSQESYSIAFNALEEALRSCESINNSIQNVTEPISPKTHGPQGSEGENQGNNNIETNKKNGASKKGQVHSEPEAISIGMQENWQQVAELTSRAPNFDGYYGSQQIVQGMGQLNTIPSSREEYHSNQHMPRPCLINSIAPIHDSHYMTQQRLHGVLHFRPQPIPSYFDIQDGLQDVDQSTVGTNQPHGLSSKHLHSKHPSHQ is encoded by the exons ATGGGGATAGATCTTGAACGGCCTTCGGGAGAATGCCGTAAGGAAGGTATTAGAGACCATGCCATTGTGAAAGCAACTAATGGTCCTGCAAATGATAAGGAGGATACAGGACAAAATGAAAACAAGGCGGTTGCCAGAGacgaaattaatttgaattctaCAAAAGATTTAGAACCTCATGATGGAATGGAGTTTGAATCAAAGGAAGCTGCATTTTCGTTCTATAGAGAATATGCCAAGTCTGTGGGGTTCGCTGCTGTAATAAAGGCCAGTCGTCGATCAAGAGTATCTGGAAAGTTTATTGATGCAAAATTTGCATGCACTAGACATGGGAGCAAACGAGAATCTAATACAGCTGAAGCACCAGAGTCTGTTTCAAACCCCAGAGAATCTAGTATCTGTGACTCTGTTAAGAGAAAACGAGGTCGCTCTAACCGATCTTGggagaaaacagattgtaaagcCTCCATGCATGTTAAGAGGCAAGATGGTAGATGGATTATTCGTAGTTTCATAAAAGAGCATAATCATGAAATTTTTCCTGATGAAGCCTATTATTTTAGGGGGCATAGGGATTTAGATCTAGGTAGATGTGATGTTGATCGCTTACTTGCTATCCGGAGAAGAACAAAGAAGATGTATGTTGATATGGCCAAACAGTCCGGTGGCTTCAAGAAGTTAGATAATCAAAAAGGTGGTGGGACAAATCAATCACTGAGCAGGAAGCATTTATCTTTAGAGGAAGGAGATGCTCAAGTTATGCTTGACCATTTTCTGTATATGCAAGATGAGAATCCTAACTTCTTTTATGCAGTTGATCTGAATGAGGAGCAgcgtttgaagaatgttttctGGGTTGATGCCAAAGGTAGACTTGATTATGGGAATTTTAGTGATGTAGTATTTCTTGATACTGCATATATCAAGAATGAATACAAATTGCCGTTTGTTCCCTTTATTGGCGTGAACCACCACTTTCAGTTCATTTTGCTTGGATGTGCTTTACTAGCTGATGAGAGCAAATCATCCTATGTCTGGCTGATACGGGCATGGCTAAAAGCAATGGGTGGACGTGCTCCAAGAGTAATACTTAGTAGCCGAGATAAAGTCCTGAAAGAAGTGATTACAGAGGTCCTTCCTGATTCTCgtcattgtttttgtttgtggCACATATTTGGCAAGATTCCTGATAAGCTTGGTTATGTGATTAGGCAACATGAAAAATTTATGGTTAAGTTTAACAAATGCGTTTTTAAGTCTTGGACAAATGAACAGTTTGAAAAAAGATGGTGGAAAATGGTTGACAGATTCAATTTAAGGGATGACGCATGGTTTCAATCATTGTATGAGGATCGTGGACGATGGATACCAACATACATGAGAGACACTTTTCTGGCAGGTATGTCTACAACCCAGCGGTTAGAAGGTATAAATTGTTTCTTCGACAAATTCATGCAGAGGAAAACTCCGTTGAaagaatttttagaacaatacAAAACAATCCTTCGAGAGAGGTATGAAGAGGAAGTAAAAGCTGATTTTGAAACATGGCATAAGCAACCAGCATTGAGATCTCCATCACCATATGGTAAACAAATGGCAACTGTGTATACTCATGCAGTATTTAAGAAATTCCAAGTTGAGGTTTTGGGAGTAGTTGCTTGTCatccaaagaaagaaactgAAGACGGATTAATCAAAACTTTCAGAGTTCAAGATTTTGTAGAGAATCAAGATTTCATTGTGGAGTGGAACGAAACGACATCGGATGTATCCTGTTTATGCCGTTCATTTGAATTCAAAGGTTTTCTTTGTAGACATGTGTTGATTGTACTGCAAATGTCTGGTGTACACAGTATTCCATCTCAGTATATATTAAAACGTTGGACGAAAGATGCAAAGAATAGGCAAACAACCAGAGAAGGGTCTGATGCAGCCGAATCTAGAGTTCAACGTTACAATGATCTATGCCGACGAGCCTTTAAATTGAGTGATGAAGGTTCTTTATCCCAAGAAAGTTACAGTATTGCGTTTAATGCATTGGAAGAAGCTCTGAGAAGTTGTGAGAGTATAAATAACTCAATCCAGAATGTAACAGAGCCAATCTCGCCAAAGACTCATGGTCCTCAAGGTTCCGAAGGAGAGAACCAAGGCAACAACAATATCgagactaataaaaaaaatggtgcaTCCAAGAAAGGACAG GTGCATTCGGAGCCAGAGGCCATAAGCATTGGGATGCAAGAAAACTGGCAACAAGTG GCAGAACTCACCTCAAGAGCTCCAAACTTCGATGGTTATTATGGCAGTCAACAAATTGTTCAAGGAATG GGGCAGCTTAACACGATACCCTCCAGCCGTGAAGAATATCATAGCAATCAGCATATGCCAAGGCCG TGTCTAATAAACTCAATCGCGCCCATCCATGATTCTCACTACATGACTCAGCAAAGACTGCATGGGGTG TTGCATTTCAGACCACAACCTATTCCGAGTTATTTTGACATTCAGGATGGTTTGCAAGATGTG GACCAGTCTACTGTGGGAACCAATCAACCACATGGCTTGTCATCAAAACATTTGCATTCTAAACACCCGTCTCATCAGTAG
- the LOC103409013 gene encoding protein FAR-RED IMPAIRED RESPONSE 1 isoform X2 has protein sequence MGIDLERPSGECRKEGIRDHAIVKATNGPANDKEDTGQNENKAVARDEINLNSTKDLEPHDGMEFESKEAAFSFYREYAKSVGFAAVIKASRRSRVSGKFIDAKFACTRHGSKRESNTAEAPESVSNPRESSICDSVKRKRGRSNRSWEKTDCKASMHVKRQDGRWIIRSFIKEHNHEIFPDEAYYFRGHRDLDLGRCDVDRLLAIRRRTKKMYVDMAKQSGGFKKLDNQKGGGTNQSLSRKHLSLEEGDAQVMLDHFLYMQDENPNFFYAVDLNEEQRLKNVFWVDAKGRLDYGNFSDVVFLDTAYIKNEYKLPFVPFIGVNHHFQFILLGCALLADESKSSYVWLIRAWLKAMGGRAPRVILSSRDKVLKEVITEVLPDSRHCFCLWHIFGKIPDKLGYVIRQHEKFMVKFNKCVFKSWTNEQFEKRWWKMVDRFNLRDDAWFQSLYEDRGRWIPTYMRDTFLAGMSTTQRLEGINCFFDKFMQRKTPLKEFLEQYKTILRERYEEEVKADFETWHKQPALRSPSPYGKQMATVYTHAVFKKFQVEVLGVVACHPKKETEDGLIKTFRVQDFVENQDFIVEWNETTSDVSCLCRSFEFKGFLCRHVLIVLQMSGVHSIPSQYILKRWTKDAKNRQTTREGSDAAESRVQRYNDLCRRAFKLSDEGSLSQESYSIAFNALEEALRSCESINNSIQNVTEPISPKTHGPQGSEGENQGNNNIETNKKNGASKKGQVHSEPEAISIGMQENWQQVAELTSRAPNFDGYYGSQQIVQGMGQLNTIPSSREEYHSNQHMPRPCLINSIAPIHDSHYMTQQRLHGAQLHFRPQPIPSYFDIQDGLQDVDQSTVGTNQPHGLSSKHLHSKHPSHQ, from the exons ATGGGGATAGATCTTGAACGGCCTTCGGGAGAATGCCGTAAGGAAGGTATTAGAGACCATGCCATTGTGAAAGCAACTAATGGTCCTGCAAATGATAAGGAGGATACAGGACAAAATGAAAACAAGGCGGTTGCCAGAGacgaaattaatttgaattctaCAAAAGATTTAGAACCTCATGATGGAATGGAGTTTGAATCAAAGGAAGCTGCATTTTCGTTCTATAGAGAATATGCCAAGTCTGTGGGGTTCGCTGCTGTAATAAAGGCCAGTCGTCGATCAAGAGTATCTGGAAAGTTTATTGATGCAAAATTTGCATGCACTAGACATGGGAGCAAACGAGAATCTAATACAGCTGAAGCACCAGAGTCTGTTTCAAACCCCAGAGAATCTAGTATCTGTGACTCTGTTAAGAGAAAACGAGGTCGCTCTAACCGATCTTGggagaaaacagattgtaaagcCTCCATGCATGTTAAGAGGCAAGATGGTAGATGGATTATTCGTAGTTTCATAAAAGAGCATAATCATGAAATTTTTCCTGATGAAGCCTATTATTTTAGGGGGCATAGGGATTTAGATCTAGGTAGATGTGATGTTGATCGCTTACTTGCTATCCGGAGAAGAACAAAGAAGATGTATGTTGATATGGCCAAACAGTCCGGTGGCTTCAAGAAGTTAGATAATCAAAAAGGTGGTGGGACAAATCAATCACTGAGCAGGAAGCATTTATCTTTAGAGGAAGGAGATGCTCAAGTTATGCTTGACCATTTTCTGTATATGCAAGATGAGAATCCTAACTTCTTTTATGCAGTTGATCTGAATGAGGAGCAgcgtttgaagaatgttttctGGGTTGATGCCAAAGGTAGACTTGATTATGGGAATTTTAGTGATGTAGTATTTCTTGATACTGCATATATCAAGAATGAATACAAATTGCCGTTTGTTCCCTTTATTGGCGTGAACCACCACTTTCAGTTCATTTTGCTTGGATGTGCTTTACTAGCTGATGAGAGCAAATCATCCTATGTCTGGCTGATACGGGCATGGCTAAAAGCAATGGGTGGACGTGCTCCAAGAGTAATACTTAGTAGCCGAGATAAAGTCCTGAAAGAAGTGATTACAGAGGTCCTTCCTGATTCTCgtcattgtttttgtttgtggCACATATTTGGCAAGATTCCTGATAAGCTTGGTTATGTGATTAGGCAACATGAAAAATTTATGGTTAAGTTTAACAAATGCGTTTTTAAGTCTTGGACAAATGAACAGTTTGAAAAAAGATGGTGGAAAATGGTTGACAGATTCAATTTAAGGGATGACGCATGGTTTCAATCATTGTATGAGGATCGTGGACGATGGATACCAACATACATGAGAGACACTTTTCTGGCAGGTATGTCTACAACCCAGCGGTTAGAAGGTATAAATTGTTTCTTCGACAAATTCATGCAGAGGAAAACTCCGTTGAaagaatttttagaacaatacAAAACAATCCTTCGAGAGAGGTATGAAGAGGAAGTAAAAGCTGATTTTGAAACATGGCATAAGCAACCAGCATTGAGATCTCCATCACCATATGGTAAACAAATGGCAACTGTGTATACTCATGCAGTATTTAAGAAATTCCAAGTTGAGGTTTTGGGAGTAGTTGCTTGTCatccaaagaaagaaactgAAGACGGATTAATCAAAACTTTCAGAGTTCAAGATTTTGTAGAGAATCAAGATTTCATTGTGGAGTGGAACGAAACGACATCGGATGTATCCTGTTTATGCCGTTCATTTGAATTCAAAGGTTTTCTTTGTAGACATGTGTTGATTGTACTGCAAATGTCTGGTGTACACAGTATTCCATCTCAGTATATATTAAAACGTTGGACGAAAGATGCAAAGAATAGGCAAACAACCAGAGAAGGGTCTGATGCAGCCGAATCTAGAGTTCAACGTTACAATGATCTATGCCGACGAGCCTTTAAATTGAGTGATGAAGGTTCTTTATCCCAAGAAAGTTACAGTATTGCGTTTAATGCATTGGAAGAAGCTCTGAGAAGTTGTGAGAGTATAAATAACTCAATCCAGAATGTAACAGAGCCAATCTCGCCAAAGACTCATGGTCCTCAAGGTTCCGAAGGAGAGAACCAAGGCAACAACAATATCgagactaataaaaaaaatggtgcaTCCAAGAAAGGACAG GTGCATTCGGAGCCAGAGGCCATAAGCATTGGGATGCAAGAAAACTGGCAACAAGTG GCAGAACTCACCTCAAGAGCTCCAAACTTCGATGGTTATTATGGCAGTCAACAAATTGTTCAAGGAATG GGGCAGCTTAACACGATACCCTCCAGCCGTGAAGAATATCATAGCAATCAGCATATGCCAAGGCCG TGTCTAATAAACTCAATCGCGCCCATCCATGATTCTCACTACATGACTCAGCAAAGACTGCATGGG GCGCAGTTGCATTTCAGACCACAACCTATTCCGAGTTATTTTGACATTCAGGATGGTTTGCAAGATGTG GACCAGTCTACTGTGGGAACCAATCAACCACATGGCTTGTCATCAAAACATTTGCATTCTAAACACCCGTCTCATCAGTAG